A region from the Kineothrix sp. IPX-CK genome encodes:
- the mntR gene encoding transcriptional regulator MntR — MKNSDFHTFNEYMKKDDSSLTASMEDYIEMISRLSIKNGFTRINELSQALNIQPSSATKMVQRLSEMGYIKYEKYSVLFLEEKGKEIGDWLIKRHKIIENFMRIIGVDASMVLQETEKIEHTLSNETTFRIKNLVDFLVDNPDIISRFEAYKTQQGERSS; from the coding sequence ATGAAAAACAGTGATTTTCATACCTTTAATGAATATATGAAAAAAGACGACAGTTCCCTGACTGCGTCTATGGAAGACTATATCGAAATGATTAGCCGGCTTTCAATTAAAAACGGATTTACAAGAATTAATGAGTTATCACAAGCCCTTAATATTCAACCCTCATCCGCAACAAAAATGGTTCAGCGTCTTTCTGAAATGGGATATATTAAGTATGAAAAGTACAGTGTACTTTTCCTTGAGGAAAAAGGTAAGGAGATCGGAGACTGGCTCATAAAGCGCCATAAGATTATTGAAAACTTTATGAGAATTATCGGTGTTGATGCTTCCATGGTGCTGCAGGAAACTGAAAAGATAGAGCATACATTAAGTAATGAAACCACATTTCGTATAAAGAATTTAGTAGATTTTTTGGTTGATAATCCTGATATTATAAGTAGATTTGAAGCATATAAAACACAACAGGGCGAAAGATCGTCATGA
- a CDS encoding PucR family transcriptional regulator: protein MKTQVSELYHSTKEKYSMTLHSGEAGLTNSVSWIYLAEDFQNMSFLKGGELVITTGLFTRSGIALFDFIRSLVTHNCSGILINVGQYIHIEELTEEIIEFCITSEFPLFTIPWDVHLVDIMQDYCRTLLQSTQRTDELNAAFQSAVYQANLHESTLLTLNRYGFATDDEYRIIVMQNLQNTTRVTFALNHRHFKYHLFEHDNRQVLIYQPSRTEMSFEEVLEILLFCDSIILGISNVFSSLKEFSLCYKRARFALASAVFWNIPLVNFEELGIFQILFSSSDPEMLKDICQKKLGKLEAYDSAHETDYLTTLRIFLLSDCNLLETSDKLHTHRNTVIYRMKKIKELLGSEINDSKVKFDLLMAFYIREYFLIY from the coding sequence ATGAAAACACAGGTATCTGAGCTTTATCATTCCACAAAAGAGAAATACAGTATGACACTGCACAGCGGAGAGGCTGGATTAACTAATTCTGTTTCCTGGATTTATCTGGCCGAAGATTTTCAAAATATGTCTTTTTTAAAGGGCGGCGAGCTTGTAATCACTACAGGTCTGTTTACCAGAAGCGGAATTGCCTTGTTTGATTTTATACGCTCTTTAGTTACTCACAATTGCAGTGGAATCCTTATTAATGTGGGACAATACATCCATATCGAGGAACTTACGGAGGAGATTATTGAATTCTGTATCACAAGCGAATTTCCTCTGTTCACGATTCCCTGGGATGTCCATCTTGTTGATATTATGCAGGACTACTGCCGTACGCTTCTCCAAAGCACACAGCGTACCGATGAATTGAATGCTGCTTTTCAGAGTGCTGTTTATCAGGCAAATCTACACGAAAGCACATTGCTGACCTTGAACCGGTATGGCTTTGCCACAGATGATGAGTACCGTATCATTGTCATGCAAAATCTCCAAAATACTACCAGAGTTACCTTTGCGCTGAACCATCGGCATTTTAAATATCATCTTTTTGAGCATGACAACCGGCAGGTGTTGATTTATCAGCCCTCCCGGACTGAGATGTCATTTGAGGAAGTATTGGAAATCCTTCTATTCTGCGATAGCATTATCCTTGGTATCAGCAATGTTTTTTCCTCCCTGAAAGAATTCAGTCTTTGCTATAAGCGGGCTCGTTTTGCCCTCGCATCCGCGGTCTTTTGGAATATACCCTTAGTGAATTTTGAAGAGCTTGGCATTTTTCAGATTTTATTTTCATCCTCTGATCCTGAAATGCTCAAAGACATCTGCCAAAAAAAACTCGGAAAACTGGAGGCCTATGATTCTGCTCACGAGACCGATTATCTGACCACACTAAGAATTTTCCTTCTGTCTGACTGTAATTTGCTGGAAACATCAGATAAACTTCACACACATAGGAATACGGTAATCTACCGTATGAAAAAAATCAAAGAGCTGTTGGGCAGCGAAATAAATGATTCCAAGGTTAAGTTCGACCTTCTTATGGCCTTCTATATCCGGGAATATTTCTTAATATATTAA
- a CDS encoding cytidylate kinase-like family protein: MKEKFVVTITRQFGSMGRPIARMVSERLGIEYYDRDIVEMTSKNLQLPVSTISDVEESAKTAFFNMNYPLGMGTTAIQDSIFSVQKKIIIDLAERESCIIVGRCADYILWDRKNIFNVFIYAPYEARLSNCIERLNLRPDEAKKMIASVDKARESYHRHYCGYSMSDKEHKHLMIDSSLLGIEGTCEILTDVIRKKFSSVM; this comes from the coding sequence ATGAAGGAAAAGTTTGTTGTTACGATTACGAGACAGTTTGGAAGCATGGGCAGACCAATTGCACGCATGGTCAGTGAACGTCTGGGCATAGAATACTATGACCGGGATATTGTGGAAATGACCTCAAAAAATCTGCAGCTTCCGGTATCTACCATCAGTGATGTAGAAGAAAGCGCGAAGACAGCCTTCTTTAATATGAACTATCCCCTGGGTATGGGAACTACCGCCATTCAGGATTCTATTTTTTCCGTTCAGAAAAAAATTATCATAGATCTGGCAGAACGGGAGTCCTGTATTATTGTAGGAAGATGCGCAGATTACATATTATGGGATCGTAAAAATATCTTCAATGTATTCATTTATGCACCTTATGAGGCAAGGCTGTCCAATTGCATAGAACGGCTGAACCTGAGACCTGACGAGGCAAAGAAGATGATCGCTTCGGTGGATAAGGCAAGAGAATCCTATCATCGTCATTATTGCGGTTATTCCATGTCGGATAAGGAGCATAAGCATCTTATGATAGATTCCAGTCTTTTGGGCATAGAAGGAACTTGTGAAATATTGACGGATGTGATACGGAAGAAATTCTCCTCTGTCATGTGA
- a CDS encoding amino acid ABC transporter ATP-binding protein yields MLEINNLSKCFEDLEVLRDVNLTVKKGEVVVIIGPSGSGKSTFLRCINLLEKPTGGEILYMEQDITKMGKKVTDYRKQVGMVFQRFNLFPLKTTLENVMYAPVKLGKVSAKEAKEQALELLRKVGLEHKAESYPSSLSGGQQQRVAIARALAMKPEILLFDEPTSALDPELVGDVLEVMKQLAGEGMTMIVVTHEMGFAKDVADRVIFMDGGYIVEEGAPCDIFTQPKHERTKLFLSRVL; encoded by the coding sequence ATGCTGGAAATCAATAACCTGTCTAAATGCTTTGAGGATCTTGAGGTTTTAAGAGATGTAAACCTGACTGTAAAAAAAGGAGAAGTGGTAGTAATCATCGGTCCATCCGGTTCCGGCAAAAGTACGTTTCTGCGCTGCATCAATTTGCTGGAGAAGCCTACCGGAGGAGAAATCTTATACATGGAGCAGGATATTACCAAAATGGGGAAGAAGGTGACCGATTACCGGAAGCAGGTTGGAATGGTATTTCAGCGCTTCAATTTGTTTCCCTTGAAAACCACTTTGGAAAACGTGATGTATGCACCGGTAAAGCTAGGCAAAGTATCGGCAAAAGAAGCCAAAGAGCAGGCTCTGGAATTACTTCGGAAAGTGGGTCTGGAGCATAAGGCCGAGTCTTATCCATCCTCGCTTTCAGGCGGACAACAGCAAAGAGTTGCAATTGCAAGAGCTCTGGCCATGAAGCCGGAGATTCTATTGTTTGATGAACCGACTTCCGCACTGGATCCTGAGCTGGTAGGTGATGTGCTTGAGGTAATGAAACAGCTTGCCGGAGAAGGAATGACAATGATCGTAGTCACACATGAGATGGGATTTGCGAAGGATGTGGCAGATCGGGTTATCTTTATGGATGGAGGCTATATTGTGGAGGAAGGAGCTCCGTGTGATATCTTCACTCAGCCGAAGCATGAAAGAACAAAGCTGTTTTTATCCAGAGTATTATGA
- a CDS encoding amino acid ABC transporter permease has product MAGFTLALVVALVIAIGRLSKNRLLSGFLGITIELVRGTPLLVQLFYIYFVIPILLNGLLSIFGFQANIKPEAATCGIIGFALNYGCYMSEVIRSAILAIDPGQREAGLALGFSERKVLFHFIIPPALRNSIPVFGNYLVMLIKDTSLLAMISVQELLLRTKTYASQTFLTVEAYTILALVYLLLSIPLSQLSKIVERRLKRSR; this is encoded by the coding sequence TTGGCAGGCTTCACACTCGCGTTAGTGGTTGCATTAGTAATTGCAATCGGAAGGCTGTCGAAAAACAGACTTTTAAGCGGATTTTTAGGCATAACTATTGAACTGGTCAGGGGAACGCCTTTGCTTGTGCAGTTATTCTATATTTATTTTGTAATACCGATTCTTCTGAACGGACTTCTATCAATATTTGGTTTTCAGGCAAATATAAAGCCGGAAGCCGCTACCTGCGGGATTATCGGATTCGCCTTGAACTATGGCTGTTACATGTCTGAGGTCATAAGGTCTGCCATACTTGCGATAGATCCGGGCCAACGGGAAGCAGGCCTTGCACTTGGCTTCAGTGAGAGAAAAGTACTCTTTCACTTTATCATTCCGCCGGCGCTCAGGAATTCCATACCCGTATTTGGAAATTACCTCGTCATGCTCATTAAGGATACTTCCCTTCTTGCCATGATATCCGTTCAGGAACTTTTACTTCGTACAAAAACCTATGCATCACAAACATTCCTGACGGTGGAGGCATACACCATTCTGGCATTGGTATATCTGCTGCTGAGTATTCCGTTGTCACAGCTTAGTAAGATTGTGGAGCGCAGATTAAAGAGGAGTCGGTAA